In a genomic window of Raphanus sativus cultivar WK10039 unplaced genomic scaffold, ASM80110v3 Scaffold2183, whole genome shotgun sequence:
- the LOC108848072 gene encoding uncharacterized protein LOC108848072: MCDSDFLSRCSSYEADFDSDSDISTSSSCSTYSESEEEINNDFGYELSTKKLEKKDKKKSNVLLEGYVEDSLVNDDLKRTKSLTDDDLEELKGCVDLGFGFNYEEIPELCNTLPALELCYSMSQKFMDQDHPHHISSPVKKSKTMVESHVSPIASWKISSPGDNPDDVKARLKFWAQAVACTVRLCT; the protein is encoded by the exons ATGTGCGACTCAGACTTTCTCTCTCGATGTTCCTCTTACGAGGCAGACTTTGATTCTGACTCCGACATCTCCACCTCAAGCTCCTGCTCCACGTACAGTGAATCTGAGGAAGAGATCAACAATGACTTCGGTTATGAGCTATCAACAAAGAAGTTGGAGAAGAAGGATAAGAAGAAGAGCAATGTGTTGCTTGAAGGGTACGTTGAAGATTCGCTGGTGAATGATGACTTGAAGAGGACCAAGAGTTTAACGGACGATGATCTCGAGGAGCTAAAAGGTTGTGTAGATCTTGGTTTCGGGTTCAACTACGAGGAGATTCCTGAGCTTTGTAATACTCTACCAGCTCTTGAGCTTTGTTACTCGATGAGTCAGAAGTTTATGGACCAAGATCATCCTCACCATATTTCTTCGCCTGTGAAGAAGTCTAAGACGATGGTTGAGTCACACGTTAGTCCAATAGCTAGCTGGAAGATCTCTAGTCCTG GGGACAATCCTGATGATGTCAAAGCAAGGTTGAAGTTCTGGGCACAAGCAGTCGCATGCACTGTGAGACTATGCACTTGA
- the LOC108848071 gene encoding probable glutathione peroxidase 3, mitochondrial, translating to MPRSRSRVLILLLPLAFVFYLYRYLPSPAIVDQSSYSSIYHISVKDIDGNDVSLSKFTGKVLLIVNVASKCGLTQGNYKELNILYAKYKTKGLEILAFPCNQFGSQEPGSNKEIKDNICTTFKGEFPIFDKIEVNGENASPLYKFLKEQKGGLFGDSIKWNFAKFLVDKQGNVVDRFAPTTSPLEIEKDIEKLLAST from the exons ATGCCTAGATCAAGAAGTCGCGTCCTGATTCTCTTATTGCCTCTAGCCTTTGTGTTCTACCTGTACAGGTACCTGCCTTCTCCAGCTATTGTCGACCAATCATCATACAGCTCCATCTACCACATCTCCGTTAAG GACATTGATGGGAATGATGTGAGTTTAAGCAAGTTCACAGGAAAGGTGCTTCTTATTGTCAATGTAGCCTCTAAGTG TGGTCTAACACAGGGAAACTACAAAGAGTTGAACATTTTGTATGCCAAGTACAAAACTAAGG GGCTTGAGATCTTAGCGTTTCCCTGCAACCAATTTGGAAGTCAAGAGCCAGGTAGCAACAAGGAGATTAAGGATAACATTTGCACAACCTTCAAAGGAGAGTTTCCCATCTTTGACAAG ATTGAAGTGAATGGTGAGAATGCTTCACCTCTATACAAGTTCTTGAAAGAACAGAAAGGTGGATTGTTTGGGGATTCTATCAAGTGGAACTTCGCAAAATTTCTGGTAGACAAACAAGGAAATGTTGTGGATCGATTTGCTCCTACAACATCACCTCTTGAGATTGAG AAGGACATAGAGAAGCTATTGGCATCTACGTGA
- the LOC108846608 gene encoding biotin synthase, mitochondrial translates to MMLARFVFRSQLRASLSVRQSASYSSSSSSAASAEAERTIREGPRNDWSRDEIKAVYDSPLLDLLFHGAQVHRHVQNFREVQQCTLLSIKTGGCSEDCSYCPQSSRYSTGVKAQRLMSKDAVIEAAKKAKEAGSTRFCMGAAWRDTIGRKTNFNQILDYIKEIRGMGMEVCCTLGMIEKQQALELKKAGLTAYNHNLDTSREYYPNVITTRSYDERLETLDHVREAGINVCSGGIIGLGEAEEDRVGLLHTLATLPSHPESVPINALLAVKGTPLEDQKPVEIWEMIRMIGTARIVMPKAMVRLSAGRVRFTMPEQALCFLAGANSIFTGEKLLTTPNNDFDADQLMFKTLGLTPKPPSFSEDDSESENCEKVASASH, encoded by the exons ATGATGCTTGCTCGATTTGTATTCCGATCTCAACTGAGAGCTTCTCTCTCGGTTCGCCAGTCTGCTTCTTActcgtcttcatcatcatcagcagctTCAGCTGAAGCAGAAAGGACGATTCGGGAAGGTCCGAGGAATGACTGGAGTAGAGATGAAATCAAGGCTGTTTATGATTCTCCTCTTCTTGACCTCCTCTTCCATGGC GCTCAGGTTCATAGACATGTTCAAAACTTCAGGGAAGTGCAGCAATGTACTCTCCTCTCCATAAAGACTGGTGGGTGCAGTGAAGACTGTTCGTATTGTCCTCAGTCCTCCAGATATAGCACTGGAGTCAAGGCCCAAAGACTCATGTCCAAGGACGCCGTCATTGAAGCTGCAAAGAAG GCAAAAGAAGCTGGTAGCACTCGTTTTTGCATGGGTGCTGCGTGGAGAGATACCATAGGGCGGAAAACCAATTTCAACCAGATACTTGACTACATCAAAGAAATAAG AGGCATGGGGATGGAGGTTTGCTGCACATTAGGAATGATTGAGAAGCAACAAGCGTTAGAGCTAAAGAAGGCCGGCCTCACTGCTTATAACCACAATCTCGATACTTCAAGAGAGTATTACCCAAACGTCATCACTACTAGAAGTTACGACGAACGACTTGAGACTCTTGACCATGTTCGTGAAGCTGGAATCAATGTCTGTTCAG GAGGAATCATAGGGCTTGGAGAGGCAGAGGAAGACAGAGTCGGTTTATTACACACACTAGCAACACTTCCTTCTCACCCAGAGAGTGTTCCTATCAATGCTCTGCTTGCAGTGAAAGGCACTCCTCTTGAAGACCAGAAG CCGGTTGAGATATGGGAGATGATCAGGATGATTGGAACAGCAAGAATTGTGATGCCAAAAGCAATGGTGAGGCTATCTGCTGGCAGAGTCCGTTTCACCATGCCAGAGCAAGCCTTGTGTTTCCTTGCTGGTGCAAACTCCATCTTCACTGGAGAGAAGCTGTTAACAACACCAAACAATGACTTTGACGCCGACCAGCTCATGTTCAAGACTTTAGGACTCACTCCTAAACCCCCAAGCTTCTCTGAAGATGATTCTGAATCAGAAAATTGCGAGAAAGTTGCTTCTGCTTCTCACTAA